The Nodosilinea sp. PGN35 genome includes a region encoding these proteins:
- a CDS encoding DUF3368 domain-containing protein produces the protein MIVISDTSAITSLVAIQHLQLLEQLYSRVIIPEAVYRELAEIHSPVPGTFQVNSAPWIEVRAVADQSVVEHFRLDARLDPGESEAIALALELNADLLLIDERRGRAEASRLGVRITGLLGVLVEAKQKQLIFAVKPLMDALIAGCDFRVSSALYAQILVIVNET, from the coding sequence TACCAGTTTAGTCGCTATCCAACATCTACAGCTCCTAGAACAGCTTTACAGTCGAGTTATCATTCCTGAAGCCGTCTACCGTGAACTGGCGGAGATCCATTCTCCTGTGCCAGGAACTTTTCAAGTGAATTCGGCTCCCTGGATTGAAGTCAGGGCAGTTGCTGATCAGAGTGTTGTAGAGCACTTTAGATTAGACGCAAGGTTAGACCCTGGAGAATCTGAGGCGATCGCGCTTGCTCTGGAGCTTAATGCAGATTTGCTGCTGATTGACGAGCGCCGTGGCAGAGCAGAAGCCAGTCGATTAGGAGTAAGAATCACTGGTTTGTTGGGTGTTTTGGTTGAGGCAAAGCAGAAGCAGCTAATTTTTGCTGTTAAGCCTCTGATGGATGCTTTGATTGCAGGATGTGATTTTAGAGTCTCCTCAGCTCTATATGCCCAAATCTTGGTTATTGTGAATGAGACATGA